A window of Apium graveolens cultivar Ventura chromosome 8, ASM990537v1, whole genome shotgun sequence contains these coding sequences:
- the LOC141676769 gene encoding uncharacterized protein LOC141676769, whose amino-acid sequence MAKKDQKDKVEAVLNLLRKQAPLTLKQEKFCSIGCVERFLKVRGENVKKAAKQLRACLSWRDCISIENLIADEFSSELADGLAFVSGFDDDSRPVLIFRIKQDYHKFHSQKQFTRLLVFTLEVARQSMAKDVDQFVLLFDASFHSSASAFMNMYLATLKMIADYYPAQLHKAFVIDPPSLFSYLWKGVKAFVELSQLTTLVSSLDFEESLECNDFTFNPRASSLRYDPSSVPSSANVGACSSSRFSFTVAHHFDSVKPWYLSLTDTSASKVGPTNASLVGPNARSFSFASPAARTPRDNNTTVVRKSFFPSTPLPQKTHKFDHSKIKQPRTPKPSFLQSPASLFFRKECHVSKTDRCRESFLPFLRFYRRPYDEMTYRSKMKPPLGGLISIISPQLKRRHMSVSQRF is encoded by the exons ATGGCTAAGAAAGATCAGAAAGACAAAGTTGAAGCGGTTCTCAATCTTCTCCGCAAACAAGCTCCTCTCACTCTCAAACAG GAGAAGTTCTGCAGCATTGGGTGTGTAGAGAGATTCTTGAAAGTAAGAGGAGAGAATGTTAAAAAAGCTGCTAAGCAACTCAGAGCTTGCCTTTCTTGGAGAGATTGCATTTCCATTG AGAATCTAATAGCCGATGAATTTTCAAGTGAGCTTGCTGATGGCTTAGCTTTTGTCTCTGGTTTCGACGATGACTCTAGACCCGTTCTG ATATTCCGAATCAAGCAAGACTACCACAAGTTCCATTCACAAAAACA GTTTACTAGATTGTTGGTGTTTACTCTTGAAGTTGCTAGACAAAGCATGGCTAAAGATGTTGACCAGTTTGTCCTCCTCTTTGATGCTA GCTTTCACAGCTCAGCATCAGCTTTTATGAACATGTATCTAGCAACACTGAAGATGATAGCAGACTACTATCCTGCTCAACTTCATAAAGCTTTTGTCATTGACCCTCCTTCTCTTTTCTCTTATCTATGGAAG GGTGTGAAGGCATTTGTTGAATTATCACAACTCACAACATTAGTCTCCTCACTTGATTTTGAGGAATCTTTGGAGTGCAATGACTTCACATTCAACCCGAGAGCCTCCTCTCTCCGGTACGACCCTTCTTCAGTCCCATCCTCGGCCAACGTCGGAGCATGCTCTTCCTCCCGTTTTTCATTTACAGTGGCCCACCATTTCGACTCCGTCAAGCCTTGGTACCTTAGCCTAACTGACACGTCAGCATCCAAAGTGGGACCTACAAACGCCTCACTTGTTGGCCCCAATGCCAGGTCATTCTCATTCGCATCCCCAGCTGCCAGGACGCCACGTGACAACAACACAACCGTTGTTCGAAAGAGCTTCTTTCCATCTACACCGTTGCCTCAGAAGACACACAAATTTGATCACTCCAAAATCAAGCAGCCAAGAACACCTAAGCCCTCCTTCCTACAATCACCTGCATCCCTGTTCTTCAGGAAGGAGTGCCATGTCAGCAAGACTGACAGGTGTCGCGAATCGTTCCTCCCATTTTTGCGATTCTATCGTAGGCCGTACGATGAAATGACCTACAGATCAAAAATGAAACCTCCACTAGGTGGCCTCATCTCCATCATCTCTCCGCAGCTCAAGCGTCGCCACATGTCAGTCTCTCAACGATTCTGA